One Branchiostoma floridae strain S238N-H82 chromosome 15, Bfl_VNyyK, whole genome shotgun sequence DNA window includes the following coding sequences:
- the LOC118431938 gene encoding clavaminate synthase-like protein At3g21360, protein MLRVAPAMWNRIGFKVRNNHVSTSFDTEVNLVETHVDWGSQAKLHPARIRGRKWLPGSASPNFPEFLKPPKDGYPYVFTPQEDTTASPEEYAVAVRKVVHEVLEKSNNGAVLFRGLPLQTAEDFSLVVNSLGLKLMRYEGGGAVRTEIAKSVYTASDDPSEFCIEPHNELVDAYTSRTPEKIIFFCLDPPSPGAGGETVIADVREILSRLDKDVVDKFEKLGVMYWKHLPSYTPGSYHSWQKSFQTEDRAAVEKYMVANNTNWRWEGDSLSWWTIRNPMYKYRGEKLWLCIAHGHHVSYLKAHPLWFDKDIPDHHFPFHTYYGDGTDIEAEVLQHIRDVHWQVSMGFQLQKGDFLVLNNMYCQHARLGFTGKRKLAVALAKQDLVDYQVN, encoded by the exons ATGTTACGTGTTGCCCCAGCTATGTGGAATCGTATTGGCTTCAAGGTGCGCAATAATCACGTATCAACGTCTTTCGATACCGAAGTCAACCTCGTGGAGACCCACGTTGACTGGGGAAGCCAAGCTAAACTCCACCCGGCACGGATTAGGGGAAGGAAATGGCTACCTGGATCGGCTAGTCCTAACTTTCCCGAGTTTCTCAAGCCGCCCAAGGACGGCTACCCGTATGTCTTCACACCCCAGGAGGACACCACTGCCTCTCCTGAAGAGTATGCTGTCGCCGTGCGGAAAGTAGTACACGAAGTGCTTGAGAAGAGCAACAATGGGGCGGTACTGTTTCGTGGTTTGCCCCTGCAGACGGCGGAAGATTTCTCCCTTGTGGTCAACAGCCTCGGGCTGAAGTTAATGCGTtatgaagggggaggggcagtcAGGACTGAGATCGCAAAGTCGGTGTACACAGCGAGCGATGATCCATCCGAGTTTTGCATCGAGCCCCACAACGAGTTGGTAGACGCATACACTTCACGCACCCCTGAAAAG ataatttttttctgccTGGACCCGCCGTCTCCCGGTGCTGGTGGCGAGACTGTGATCGCAGACGTGCGGGAAATCCTTTCGCGGCTGGACAAGGACGTGGTGGACAAGTTTGAGAAGCTTGGAGTGATGTACTGGAAACACCTGCCCTCCTATACACCAGGATCATACCATTCCTGGCAGAAG TCGTTCCAGACAGAGGACAGGGCAGCTGTCGAGAAGTATATGGTTGCCAATAACACCAACTGGAGGTGGGAAGGTGACAGCTTATCATGGTGGACCATCCGGAATCCTATGTACAAGTACAGAG GAGAGAAACTGTGGCTGTGCATCGCCCACGGACACCACGTATCGTATCTTAAGGCCCATCCCCTCTGGTTCGACAAAGACATCCCCGATCATCACTTCCCCTTCCACACCTACTATGGGGACGGCACCGACATTGAGGCGGAAGTTCTCCAGCACATCCGGGATGTTCACTGGCAG GTCTCCATGGGTTTCCAACTGCAAAAGGGTGACTTCCTGGTCCTGAACAACATGTACTGCCAGCATGCCAGACTCGGCTTTACAGGGAAACGGAAGCTTGCCGTCGCGTTGGCCAAGCAGGACCTAGTAGACTATCAGGTCAACTGA